From Thiomicrospira sp. XS5, one genomic window encodes:
- a CDS encoding PilZ domain-containing protein, translating into MNRWFQKGNSRRFFRIDMPVRLFITPSSPIKDREIYATGVDYFPPIVQKLIAEQKSDTLYWLGRIQDQKVLVTELFNEVIDFVEFFGECAKSLSQGINPRLDPKYWVQINQKKQGFQKVEALHQSSPKTYRYFKMIEEKYMTFLESMIHSITHSTASQFEANIQLPYAFKIDETIELFKNEKFAKIPLVQSIYSLCSLMDTYLEAYRQINDDNVMRQYPQEWRLQQANVSASGLAVLLNKRFQPFEKVDVFFYFPSHDKTLQFSGNIVDIRTIDDAYKERVAINFEFPDGKSQDFLQNEIQRFEIEECMHFNFA; encoded by the coding sequence ATGAATAGATGGTTTCAAAAAGGCAATTCCAGACGGTTTTTCCGAATCGACATGCCGGTTCGGCTTTTCATCACCCCGTCGTCTCCGATTAAGGATCGGGAAATTTATGCCACCGGCGTCGATTATTTTCCGCCGATTGTCCAAAAGCTGATTGCCGAACAAAAAAGCGACACCTTGTATTGGTTGGGCCGTATCCAGGACCAAAAAGTCCTGGTCACCGAGCTGTTCAACGAGGTCATCGACTTTGTGGAGTTTTTCGGCGAGTGCGCCAAGTCGCTTTCCCAGGGCATCAACCCCCGTCTGGACCCAAAGTACTGGGTGCAGATCAATCAGAAGAAACAAGGCTTCCAAAAGGTCGAGGCGCTTCACCAGTCGTCACCGAAGACCTACCGTTATTTCAAGATGATTGAAGAGAAATACATGACGTTTCTGGAGTCGATGATTCACAGCATCACCCACTCCACGGCCAGCCAGTTCGAAGCGAACATCCAACTGCCCTACGCCTTTAAAATCGACGAAACCATCGAGCTGTTCAAAAACGAGAAATTCGCCAAAATTCCACTGGTGCAATCGATTTATTCGCTGTGCTCCCTGATGGATACCTATCTGGAAGCCTATCGCCAGATCAACGACGACAATGTGATGCGACAATACCCGCAGGAATGGCGGCTGCAACAAGCCAACGTCAGTGCCTCAGGCCTGGCGGTTTTACTGAATAAGCGTTTTCAGCCTTTCGAAAAGGTCGATGTGTTTTTCTATTTCCCGTCCCACGACAAAACCTTGCAGTTCAGCGGCAATATTGTCGATATCCGTACCATCGACGATGCTTACAAGGAACGGGTCGCCATCAACTTTGAATTTCCGGATGGCAAGAGTCAGGATTTCCTGCAAAATGAAATTCAGCGCTTCGAAATCGAAGAATGCATGCACTTTAACTTCGCTTAG
- a CDS encoding FeoC-like transcriptional regulator: MILLELKRYIRTHQNVTEENILNHFDISPDTLEGLIRPLIDQGHIKESFAQASCASGQCQSGCGHNDADKHYFWTDKRHKSLAIPLKVQPAAH; the protein is encoded by the coding sequence ATGATCCTATTGGAGCTGAAACGTTACATCCGAACCCACCAAAATGTCACAGAAGAAAACATTCTGAACCATTTTGACATCTCCCCCGATACGCTGGAAGGCTTGATTCGCCCCCTCATCGACCAAGGCCACATCAAGGAGTCTTTCGCCCAAGCCAGTTGCGCCAGCGGACAATGCCAATCCGGCTGCGGACACAATGACGCCGACAAACACTACTTCTGGACCGACAAACGCCACAAATCCCTGGCCATCCCATTAAAAGTCCAGCCTGCCGCCCATTAA
- the feoB gene encoding Fe(2+) transporter permease subunit FeoB: MKRPLPNATPHHIALIGSPNSGKTTLFNRLTGANQTTGNWPGVTVEKKVGHFQVGREAYQLTDLPGIYSLENSSHSGLDEQVARDFLQHEHLDLLINVVDATCLERQLFLTAQLLHMGLPVVVALNRMDRLEKAHLEIDLDTLSEKLGCPVLPISAYYNQGIDELKENLPGLAEKHTPLHFDLPDALHHSVHSIRDRLYDEPSAESCWLALQYLIDPNKAPFSLRTFAADEKQRLEDHYDEELALIAADLYFQFAHEAAHTSQTHTDKFTRDTTSIIDHWALHPWLGMPIFLGIMYLIFALSITIGNVFIDFFDIGAQALFVDGPAQVMNALHSPEWLTVLLTQGVGGGLQVVATFIPVIGGLFLLLSILEETGYMQRAAFIMDRFMRRLGLSGQAFIPLVVGFGCNIPAVLASRTLPDERVRIMTVMMTPFMSCSARLTVYVLFATAFFADNATLLVFSLYLIGILAAVVTALLLKHTLLQGETAPLLMELPTYHRPSLMNIGLNTYNKMKGFIFGAGKVIVVIVLLINVFNSLGTDGSFGHENQSDSVLSSIAKTASPIVEPLGVSEDNWPATVGLLTGILAKEVVVGALDALYQSMDEVPQAEMTNEYDFWSEIAAAFRTIPENLQKFITDLTDPLGLEALTSTSDSQKAAEELDIAATTLDKMVKHFNGEVAAYAYLLLVLLYFPCVATFAAIKKELGWRWASYSGVWSLFLGYSIAVSFYQIMTFNAHPVTSSVWLGIFAAGYLLLYILLKRIGQKSYHSVTSDY; the protein is encoded by the coding sequence ATGAAACGACCGCTTCCGAATGCAACGCCGCATCATATCGCGTTGATCGGCAGCCCGAATTCCGGGAAAACCACGCTTTTCAACCGCTTGACCGGGGCCAACCAGACCACCGGCAACTGGCCAGGCGTGACCGTCGAAAAAAAAGTCGGTCATTTTCAAGTCGGCCGAGAAGCCTATCAACTGACCGACCTACCGGGCATTTACAGCCTGGAAAACTCCTCCCACTCTGGTTTGGACGAACAGGTCGCGCGCGACTTCCTGCAACACGAACACCTGGATTTACTCATCAATGTGGTCGACGCCACTTGTCTGGAGCGCCAACTGTTCCTGACCGCACAACTGCTGCACATGGGGCTGCCGGTGGTGGTGGCGTTGAATCGCATGGATCGCTTAGAAAAGGCCCATCTCGAGATTGATCTCGACACCTTGTCCGAAAAACTCGGTTGCCCAGTTCTGCCAATTTCCGCTTATTACAATCAAGGCATTGACGAATTAAAAGAAAACCTACCAGGCCTGGCGGAAAAGCATACTCCCCTGCATTTCGACCTGCCGGATGCCCTACACCACTCGGTTCACAGCATCCGCGACCGTTTGTATGACGAGCCCAGTGCCGAGTCCTGCTGGCTGGCGTTGCAATATCTGATCGACCCGAACAAAGCGCCCTTTTCGTTGCGCACCTTTGCCGCAGACGAAAAACAACGTTTGGAAGACCATTACGATGAAGAACTGGCCTTGATCGCGGCCGACCTATACTTCCAGTTCGCCCACGAGGCTGCGCACACCAGTCAAACACACACCGACAAATTCACCCGCGACACCACCTCGATTATCGACCATTGGGCGCTACACCCCTGGTTGGGCATGCCGATTTTCCTCGGCATTATGTATTTGATTTTCGCCTTGTCGATCACCATCGGCAATGTCTTCATCGACTTTTTCGACATCGGCGCTCAAGCCTTATTCGTAGATGGCCCTGCTCAAGTGATGAACGCTCTGCACAGCCCCGAATGGCTGACAGTGTTACTGACACAGGGTGTCGGCGGTGGCTTGCAAGTCGTAGCGACGTTCATCCCGGTCATCGGCGGCCTATTCCTGCTGTTATCGATACTCGAAGAAACCGGTTACATGCAACGGGCGGCGTTTATTATGGATCGCTTTATGCGACGCCTCGGCCTGTCCGGCCAAGCGTTCATTCCACTGGTGGTCGGTTTCGGTTGTAACATTCCCGCCGTCCTCGCCAGCCGCACCTTGCCGGACGAACGGGTTCGCATCATGACCGTGATGATGACACCATTTATGTCTTGCAGCGCCCGTTTGACGGTTTATGTGCTGTTTGCCACTGCCTTCTTCGCCGATAACGCCACACTGCTCGTGTTCTCGCTGTACCTCATCGGAATCTTAGCCGCGGTCGTCACGGCGCTCCTGCTGAAACACACCTTGCTGCAAGGCGAAACCGCTCCGCTGCTGATGGAACTGCCAACCTATCACCGCCCTTCTCTAATGAACATCGGGTTGAACACCTACAACAAAATGAAAGGCTTTATTTTCGGCGCCGGTAAAGTCATCGTTGTCATCGTTTTACTGATTAATGTCTTCAACAGCCTGGGCACCGACGGTTCATTCGGCCATGAAAACCAGTCGGATTCGGTCTTAAGCAGCATTGCCAAAACCGCTTCCCCGATTGTCGAACCGTTGGGCGTGAGCGAAGACAATTGGCCGGCCACCGTCGGGTTGCTGACCGGCATTCTCGCCAAGGAAGTCGTGGTCGGCGCGCTGGATGCGTTATACCAATCCATGGACGAAGTACCGCAAGCCGAGATGACGAACGAATACGATTTCTGGAGTGAAATCGCCGCCGCTTTCCGAACGATTCCGGAAAACCTGCAAAAATTCATTACCGACCTGACGGACCCGCTTGGCCTGGAAGCCCTGACCAGCACGTCCGACTCTCAAAAGGCGGCCGAAGAACTCGACATTGCCGCCACCACGTTGGACAAAATGGTCAAACACTTCAATGGGGAAGTCGCCGCCTATGCCTATTTGCTGTTGGTTCTGCTGTACTTCCCGTGTGTGGCCACCTTCGCGGCCATTAAGAAAGAACTGGGCTGGCGCTGGGCCAGTTACAGCGGCGTTTGGAGCCTGTTCCTCGGTTACAGCATCGCAGTCAGCTTCTATCAAATCATGACCTTCAATGCGCATCCGGTCACCAGCAGTGTTTGGTTGGGGATTTTCGCCGCCGGTTATCTATTGCTTTACATCCTCTTGAAACGCATCGGCCAAAAATCGTATCATTCTGTGACAAGCGACTATTAA